From a region of the Actinomadura luzonensis genome:
- a CDS encoding DUF6461 domain-containing protein, protein MSDADFTPLRVTYRSPTLGRTQIRDWARANGYPVSERGRLAAEITEAFFAAHPEILEQAETFEMVRATARTPGVSPEDYGWHEGSPLGDIYTIVFVRGLDEREVLRRLGAADENIRMIADGEHTYPGGPWIITVVRLGEWTVAIADRGLRGPRQEVLGALSRDGGEAVAVQRHDYAQHQVSHAVDGRLSTVVNPGFPIDRDGANPDGLNRHLRELGIDPAAADHIDNPIPTALALAGRITGVMVSPQHLRRPILGAALPGGS, encoded by the coding sequence ATGTCCGATGCCGACTTCACCCCCCTCCGCGTCACCTACCGCTCGCCCACGCTCGGCCGCACTCAGATCCGGGACTGGGCGAGAGCGAACGGCTACCCGGTCAGTGAGCGTGGCCGGCTGGCCGCAGAGATCACCGAGGCCTTCTTCGCCGCCCATCCCGAGATCCTTGAGCAGGCCGAGACGTTCGAGATGGTCCGCGCCACCGCGAGAACCCCCGGCGTGTCACCGGAGGATTACGGGTGGCACGAGGGCAGCCCACTCGGCGACATCTACACGATCGTCTTCGTCCGCGGGCTCGACGAGCGCGAGGTGCTGCGCCGCCTCGGCGCCGCGGACGAGAACATCCGGATGATCGCCGATGGGGAGCACACGTATCCGGGGGGACCTTGGATCATCACCGTGGTGCGCCTCGGGGAGTGGACCGTCGCGATCGCGGACCGCGGCCTGCGCGGCCCGCGACAAGAGGTCTTGGGCGCCCTGTCGCGCGACGGCGGCGAGGCCGTGGCGGTGCAGCGGCATGACTACGCCCAGCACCAGGTCAGCCATGCCGTGGACGGCCGGCTCAGCACCGTCGTCAACCCTGGGTTTCCCATCGACAGGGACGGCGCGAACCCCGACGGGCTCAATCGTCACCTCCGTGAGCTGGGCATCGATCCTGCCGCCGCCGACCACATCGACAACCCAATCCCGACGGCCCTGGCGCTGGCCGGTCGCATCACCGGCGTCATGGTGAGCCCGCAACACCTTCGCCGCCCCATCCTGGGCGCCGCCCTGCCCGGCGGCTCCTGA
- a CDS encoding NAD(P)-dependent alcohol dehydrogenase: MRALRLTAWKSDPELVEVPDPEPGPGQVVVKVGGAGACHSDLHLMRDFGPGLLSWGPPFTLGHENAGWVHALGPGARGPEVGTPVAVHGAWGCGACARCRAGVESYCEDPAGSPGPGGGGGLGQDGGMAEYLLVPDARHLVPLPDGLDPVAAAPLTDAALTPYHAVRRSWPKLTPGSTAVVIGAGGLGHLAVQIVKATTAARVVVVDVRQAARDDALAHGADHAVAPGEGAAAEIRAGTPGGRGADVVIDCVGSGDTLALGVAVTRVLGDLTIVGIAGGTLPVSFFGVPYEVSVQTTYWGSRPELAEVLDLAARGLIAPRVTTIPLERAGEAYRLLESGELVGRAVVTP; encoded by the coding sequence ATGCGCGCCCTGCGCTTGACGGCCTGGAAGTCCGACCCCGAACTCGTCGAGGTGCCCGACCCCGAGCCCGGCCCGGGTCAGGTGGTGGTCAAGGTCGGCGGCGCCGGCGCCTGCCACTCCGACCTGCACCTCATGCGCGACTTCGGGCCGGGGCTGCTGTCCTGGGGCCCGCCGTTCACGCTCGGCCACGAGAACGCCGGCTGGGTGCACGCCCTCGGCCCCGGCGCGCGCGGGCCGGAGGTGGGGACGCCGGTGGCCGTGCACGGCGCCTGGGGCTGCGGCGCCTGCGCCCGCTGCCGCGCCGGCGTCGAGAGCTACTGCGAGGACCCGGCGGGCTCGCCCGGGCCCGGCGGCGGAGGCGGGCTCGGCCAGGACGGCGGCATGGCCGAGTACCTGCTCGTCCCCGACGCCCGGCACCTGGTGCCGCTGCCCGACGGGCTCGATCCGGTGGCCGCCGCGCCGCTGACCGACGCCGCGCTCACCCCCTACCACGCCGTCCGCCGCTCCTGGCCCAAGCTGACGCCCGGCAGCACCGCCGTCGTCATCGGCGCGGGCGGGCTCGGCCACCTGGCGGTGCAGATCGTCAAGGCCACCACGGCCGCCCGCGTCGTCGTCGTGGACGTGCGGCAGGCGGCCCGCGACGACGCCCTCGCGCACGGCGCCGACCACGCGGTCGCGCCCGGCGAGGGGGCCGCCGCCGAGATCCGCGCCGGCACCCCCGGCGGCCGGGGCGCCGACGTCGTCATCGACTGCGTCGGCTCCGGCGACACCCTCGCCCTCGGCGTCGCCGTGACCCGCGTGCTCGGCGACCTCACGATCGTCGGCATCGCGGGCGGCACGCTGCCCGTGTCGTTCTTCGGCGTCCCGTACGAGGTGTCGGTGCAGACGACGTACTGGGGGAGCCGGCCCGAGCTGGCCGAGGTGCTGGACCTGGCCGCGCGCGGGCTGATCGCGCCGCGCGTGACGACGATCCCGCTGGAGCGGGCGGGGGAGGCGTACCGGCTGCTGGAGAGCGGCGAACTGGTGGGCCGGGCCGTCGTCACCCCCTGA
- a CDS encoding alpha/beta hydrolase, which yields MTTQHRVTFSSGTATLTGNLFLPGSATPAPGIVVAGTWTSVKELMADRYAERLADRGYAALSFDFTGFGESGGEPRDVEDPARKVRDIQQAVTFLAAHPAIDADRLGALGVCAAAMYMADTAAHDPRIGSLALVAPWLHDAAICAAAYGGADAVAEKIKIAREAHARFAETGEIDYVPVVSATDPRAAMPYDIDFYLNPARGGIPAWPNRFAVMAWEDWLTYDSIALAPQITQPTVLVHSQDAAIPDGARRFHAGLAGPKAILWAEGTQFDFYDQEPQVTLAADTAAAHFGRTLR from the coding sequence GTGACGACCCAGCACAGAGTTACCTTTTCCAGCGGTACGGCCACCTTGACCGGCAACCTGTTCCTGCCCGGCTCTGCGACCCCGGCCCCGGGGATCGTGGTGGCCGGCACCTGGACCAGCGTCAAGGAGCTGATGGCCGACCGGTACGCCGAACGGCTGGCCGACCGCGGGTACGCCGCCCTGTCGTTCGACTTCACCGGCTTCGGCGAGTCCGGAGGCGAACCGCGCGACGTGGAGGACCCGGCGCGCAAGGTCCGCGACATCCAGCAGGCGGTGACGTTCCTGGCGGCCCACCCGGCGATCGACGCCGACCGGCTGGGAGCCCTGGGGGTCTGCGCCGCCGCGATGTACATGGCCGACACCGCCGCCCACGACCCCCGCATCGGCTCCCTTGCGCTTGTCGCGCCGTGGCTGCACGACGCTGCCATCTGCGCGGCCGCCTACGGGGGCGCGGACGCGGTCGCCGAGAAGATCAAGATCGCCCGGGAGGCGCACGCCCGGTTCGCGGAGACCGGCGAGATCGACTACGTCCCGGTGGTCAGCGCCACCGACCCACGCGCGGCCATGCCCTACGACATCGACTTCTACCTCAACCCGGCCCGCGGCGGCATCCCCGCCTGGCCCAACCGGTTCGCCGTCATGGCCTGGGAGGACTGGCTCACCTACGACTCCATCGCCCTGGCGCCGCAGATCACCCAGCCCACCGTGCTCGTGCACAGCCAGGACGCCGCCATCCCCGACGGCGCCCGCCGTTTCCACGCCGGGCTCGCTGGCCCCAAGGCCATCCTCTGGGCGGAGGGCACCCAGTTCGACTTCTACGACCAGGAGCCACAGGTCACGCTCGCGGCGGACACAGCGGCCGCTCACTTCGGAAGGACCCTGCGATGA
- a CDS encoding SRPBCC family protein: MSGAQHTLAGRLTVPLPPGEAFTLFTPRGEERWVPGWRPRFPAPPGDDSAPGTVFETSAHGERTVWVVTAREPGRRVSYARVTPGSRAGTVTVELDPDEHGGTTVRVTYELTALTPDERGPLREFAERYPDFLRSWEQDIARHLRSSPLFIAPAEGAHGPQVGSAGDGRPSRLPDGRLA, translated from the coding sequence ATGAGCGGCGCCCAGCACACGCTCGCCGGACGGCTGACGGTCCCGCTGCCGCCCGGCGAGGCGTTCACGCTGTTCACGCCGCGCGGCGAGGAGCGGTGGGTGCCCGGCTGGCGGCCCCGCTTCCCGGCGCCGCCCGGCGACGACTCCGCCCCCGGCACCGTCTTCGAGACCAGCGCGCACGGCGAGCGCACCGTCTGGGTGGTGACCGCGCGCGAGCCCGGCCGGCGCGTCTCCTACGCCAGGGTGACGCCCGGCTCCCGCGCCGGCACCGTCACCGTCGAACTCGACCCGGACGAGCACGGCGGCACCACCGTGCGGGTCACGTACGAGCTGACCGCGCTCACCCCCGACGAGCGGGGCCCGCTGCGCGAGTTCGCCGAGCGCTACCCGGACTTCCTGCGGTCATGGGAGCAGGACATCGCCCGCCACCTCCGCTCAAGCCCGCTCTTCATCGCCCCAGCCGAAGGAGCCCACGGCCCACAGGTCGGAAGTGCTGGGGATGGCCGGCCTTCCCGACTGCCGGACGGCCGCCTGGCCTGA
- a CDS encoding LysR family transcriptional regulator, which produces MRDIDLRHLRSFLIVARERSITRAGTVLHLTQQAVSTHVRQLERSLGVVLLVRTSRGVLLTPAGEELAASGATVLDDVAHLAERVRAAAAAQAGTLRLACCPAAASMFAADVADALEAAVPGLEVTLHGVPTPRHELELLGDGRADAAFMWLPIGGAGLHHAVVRSDPRAVVVSTRHRLADRPAVTLADLADDPVLRPDVLTSSEAERFWLADPRPGGSPAPRGPIVPSVEDCLLEVGRDRGIWLAPQPLRALIPIGNLRWIPIADAERFDLAVVWNDGAPQSLITRLIAEVRNVTGHDRRDHAA; this is translated from the coding sequence ATGAGGGACATCGATCTTCGGCACCTGCGTTCGTTTCTGATCGTGGCGCGGGAGCGGTCCATCACCCGGGCCGGGACGGTGCTCCACCTGACGCAGCAGGCGGTGTCGACGCACGTACGGCAGTTGGAGCGCTCCCTGGGCGTCGTTCTGCTGGTGCGCACCTCACGCGGCGTTCTGCTCACCCCCGCAGGGGAGGAACTCGCCGCATCGGGCGCAACCGTCCTCGATGACGTCGCCCACCTGGCCGAACGGGTGCGTGCGGCGGCCGCCGCCCAGGCCGGCACCCTGCGTCTGGCCTGCTGTCCCGCGGCCGCCTCCATGTTCGCCGCCGATGTGGCCGACGCCCTCGAGGCGGCGGTTCCCGGGCTGGAAGTGACGTTGCACGGCGTGCCGACCCCGAGGCACGAGCTCGAACTGCTCGGCGACGGGCGTGCTGACGCGGCCTTCATGTGGCTGCCGATCGGCGGTGCCGGGCTGCATCACGCGGTCGTACGCAGTGATCCCCGAGCCGTGGTGGTGTCCACCCGCCATCGCCTGGCCGACCGCCCGGCCGTGACCCTCGCCGACCTCGCCGACGACCCGGTCCTACGTCCGGATGTCCTCACCTCTTCGGAGGCGGAACGGTTCTGGCTCGCCGACCCCCGGCCCGGTGGCAGCCCCGCACCACGCGGCCCGATCGTGCCCAGCGTGGAGGACTGCCTGCTGGAAGTCGGCCGAGACCGCGGCATCTGGCTCGCCCCGCAACCGCTGCGCGCATTGATACCCATCGGTAACCTGCGCTGGATCCCGATCGCGGATGCCGAGCGCTTCGACCTCGCCGTCGTGTGGAACGACGGCGCCCCCCAGTCTCTGATCACGCGTCTGATCGCCGAAGTCCGCAATGTCACCGGCCACGATCGGCGTGACCATGCCGCGTGA
- a CDS encoding NAD(P)H-binding protein → MILVTGATGNVGGEVVQALRRAGAPVRALVREPADLPGEQAVGDLDEPDSLAPALDGVRGVFLLPGYRDMPGLLARMRRAGVERVVLLSSLATVTADTRNAISAFMIRSETAVRESGLAWTFLRPNAFMSNALRWLPQLREGDVVKDAFGDVPIASVDPYDIAAVAVRALLDPGHEARVHELSGPERLLPAQRLAILAEVLHRDLRFHALTDEEARADMSGRMPEEYIQAFFSFYSDRTLDESKIYPTVEQVTGHPPRTFEQWAKAHADDFR, encoded by the coding sequence ATGATCCTTGTCACCGGAGCCACCGGAAATGTCGGCGGCGAGGTCGTCCAGGCACTCCGCCGGGCCGGAGCGCCGGTCCGCGCGCTGGTGCGTGAACCCGCCGATCTCCCGGGCGAGCAGGCTGTCGGCGATCTGGACGAGCCGGACTCGCTCGCGCCCGCGCTCGACGGCGTCCGCGGGGTGTTCCTGCTGCCCGGCTACCGCGACATGCCAGGGCTGCTCGCCCGGATGCGGCGGGCGGGTGTGGAACGGGTGGTGCTGTTGTCCAGCCTGGCCACCGTCACCGCCGACACCCGCAACGCCATCTCCGCATTCATGATCCGTTCCGAGACGGCGGTCCGCGAGTCCGGTCTGGCCTGGACGTTCCTGCGTCCGAACGCCTTCATGTCCAACGCCCTGCGCTGGCTGCCCCAGCTGCGCGAGGGCGACGTCGTCAAGGACGCCTTCGGCGACGTGCCCATCGCCTCCGTCGACCCCTACGACATCGCAGCCGTTGCCGTCCGGGCCCTGCTCGACCCCGGCCACGAGGCGCGCGTCCACGAGCTGAGCGGCCCGGAACGGCTCCTGCCCGCCCAGCGCCTGGCCATCCTGGCCGAGGTGCTCCACCGCGATCTGCGCTTCCACGCCCTCACGGACGAGGAGGCCCGAGCCGACATGTCCGGACGTATGCCGGAGGAGTACATCCAGGCGTTCTTCAGCTTCTACAGCGACAGGACCCTGGACGAGTCCAAGATCTACCCCACCGTGGAGCAGGTGACCGGACATCCGCCTCGCACCTTCGAACAGTGGGCAAAGGCCCACGCGGACGACTTCCGCTGA
- a CDS encoding TetR/AcrR family transcriptional regulator has translation MGRIAGVTAAETRERLLAAAAEVFAARGYDGTRVADIAAAAGVSNGALYAHFGSKAELIVAALRAHGREKLAAVVAADPGRSATELLLVLGRSLSRRRDAPGYLVVEALTAARRDADMASPMHDYVGERAEWLAGLVRAAQRAGELDPALPADALAHFCLLLSMGSALITPDLHAVDDAEWTALLARVVQAFAPGGGGGTPPQSGAPQ, from the coding sequence ATGGGCCGCATAGCCGGAGTGACCGCCGCCGAGACCCGGGAGAGGCTGCTGGCCGCCGCGGCCGAGGTGTTCGCCGCGCGCGGCTACGACGGCACGCGCGTCGCCGACATCGCCGCCGCCGCGGGCGTCAGCAACGGCGCCCTGTACGCGCACTTCGGCTCCAAGGCCGAGCTGATCGTGGCGGCGCTGCGCGCGCACGGGCGGGAGAAGCTGGCCGCGGTGGTCGCCGCGGATCCGGGCCGGTCGGCGACCGAGCTGCTGCTCGTGCTCGGCCGGTCCCTGTCCCGCCGCCGCGACGCCCCCGGCTACCTCGTCGTGGAGGCGCTCACCGCCGCCCGCCGCGACGCGGACATGGCCAGCCCCATGCACGACTACGTCGGCGAGCGGGCCGAATGGCTGGCCGGGCTGGTCCGGGCCGCGCAGCGCGCCGGGGAGCTCGACCCCGCCCTGCCGGCGGACGCGCTGGCGCACTTCTGCCTGCTGCTGTCCATGGGCAGCGCGCTCATCACCCCCGACCTGCACGCCGTCGACGACGCGGAGTGGACGGCGCTGCTCGCCCGGGTCGTCCAGGCCTTCGCCCCCGGAGGAGGCGGCGGCACCCCACCACAGAGCGGAGCACCACAGTGA
- a CDS encoding nuclear transport factor 2 family protein — protein sequence MSTIDHLALGADMRHLLERQAVVEVCTRMAWHADRREWQALEAVFADEVRLDYTSLNGGEPAVLSPRQIVDAWRQVLGGFDATQHLIANHLVTLEGDTAVCTASFQATHRLADPFGAPLWTLGGFYRFDLIRAAGGWKISGVVMTAAWADGNRDLMARAAR from the coding sequence GTGAGTACGATCGATCACCTCGCCCTCGGGGCGGACATGCGTCACCTCCTGGAGCGCCAGGCCGTGGTCGAGGTGTGCACGCGGATGGCGTGGCACGCCGACCGGCGCGAGTGGCAGGCGCTGGAGGCCGTGTTCGCCGATGAGGTGCGGCTTGACTACACGAGCCTGAACGGCGGCGAACCGGCCGTGTTGTCGCCGCGGCAGATCGTGGACGCCTGGCGTCAGGTGCTGGGCGGGTTCGACGCCACCCAGCACCTGATCGCCAACCACCTGGTGACGCTGGAGGGCGACACCGCGGTGTGCACCGCTTCCTTCCAGGCCACCCATCGGCTGGCGGACCCGTTCGGGGCACCGCTGTGGACGCTGGGCGGCTTCTACCGGTTCGACCTGATCCGCGCCGCCGGCGGCTGGAAGATCAGCGGCGTCGTGATGACGGCGGCCTGGGCCGACGGCAACAGGGACCTGATGGCGCGGGCGGCGCGATGA
- a CDS encoding DUF6461 domain-containing protein, translated as MDGEYLSDINPTFPHRRQGAEPDRLNRHLRELGIDPAADDHIENAIPAALAIASRITNVVLTPEHLRRPILGAAIPGAY; from the coding sequence ATCGACGGGGAATACCTCTCCGACATCAACCCGACCTTCCCCCACCGAAGGCAAGGCGCGGAACCTGACCGGCTCAACCGACACCTCCGTGAGCTCGGCATCGATCCAGCCGCCGACGACCATATCGAGAACGCCATCCCGGCGGCCCTGGCCATCGCCAGCCGGATCACCAACGTCGTGCTCACCCCGGAGCACCTTCGCCGCCCGATCCTCGGCGCCGCCATACCCGGCGCCTACTGA
- a CDS encoding ferredoxin: protein MKLKIDPERCQGHGRCYDLAPALFGEDDEGYGQVLGDGVVPANEQQTARLAVANCPERAIEIL from the coding sequence GTGAAACTCAAGATCGACCCGGAGCGCTGCCAGGGCCACGGCCGCTGCTACGACCTGGCGCCCGCCCTGTTCGGCGAGGACGACGAGGGCTATGGCCAGGTCCTCGGCGACGGCGTCGTGCCCGCGAACGAGCAGCAGACGGCCCGCCTGGCCGTGGCCAACTGCCCCGAGCGGGCGATCGAGATCCTCTAG
- a CDS encoding cytochrome P450 has translation MTVDDRFTQDFRETREDQPLGTRNEIITGPVSDWATDFSHLEPEWAADPYPIQDELRERCPIAHTGRFGGGWLPTRYEDVVAVAYDTERFSSRSIIMSNFRPPRELAPVGGTPPISSDPPFHHDARKLLLPAFTKTAVSRREESTRAFCHSLIDALEGRDVVDAARDYAQHIPVRVIADMLGFPQEDGPRFREFIENSLEGVNRPPEERIERMGKLFDYLLAQIRDHLDHPRDDLTTYLIEAELYGRKLDPSHVAGTMALLLIAGIDTTWSAIGASLWHLAKTPADRERLVAEPELLPTAMEEFLRVYAPVTMARLVKEDMHWHGVDMKADDWVLLSFPAANRDPAQFERAGEVVIDREVNRHVAFGLGIHRCVGSHLARMELRVALEVWLERVPVFSLADPAAVRWAAGQVRGPRALPVRIGG, from the coding sequence ATGACCGTCGACGACCGCTTCACCCAGGATTTCCGGGAGACCCGCGAGGACCAGCCGCTCGGCACGCGCAACGAGATCATCACCGGCCCGGTCTCCGACTGGGCGACTGATTTCTCCCACTTAGAGCCGGAGTGGGCGGCGGACCCGTACCCCATCCAGGACGAGCTGCGCGAACGCTGCCCGATCGCGCACACCGGCCGGTTCGGCGGCGGCTGGCTGCCCACCCGCTACGAGGACGTCGTGGCGGTCGCCTACGACACCGAGCGCTTCTCGTCCCGGTCGATCATCATGAGCAACTTCCGCCCCCCGCGCGAGCTGGCCCCGGTCGGCGGCACGCCGCCGATCTCCTCCGACCCGCCCTTCCACCACGACGCGCGCAAGCTGCTGCTGCCGGCCTTCACCAAGACGGCCGTCTCCCGGCGCGAGGAGTCCACCCGGGCCTTCTGCCACTCGCTCATCGACGCCCTCGAGGGCCGCGACGTCGTGGACGCCGCCCGCGACTACGCCCAGCACATCCCGGTCCGGGTGATCGCCGACATGCTCGGCTTCCCGCAGGAGGACGGGCCGCGCTTCCGTGAGTTCATCGAGAACTCCCTGGAAGGCGTCAACCGGCCGCCCGAGGAGCGCATCGAGCGCATGGGCAAGCTGTTCGACTACCTGCTCGCCCAGATCCGCGACCACCTCGACCACCCGCGCGACGACCTCACGACCTACCTCATCGAGGCCGAGCTGTACGGCCGCAAGCTCGACCCCTCCCACGTGGCCGGCACGATGGCGCTGCTGCTCATCGCCGGCATCGACACCACGTGGAGCGCGATCGGCGCGTCCCTGTGGCACCTGGCGAAGACGCCCGCCGACCGCGAGCGGCTGGTCGCCGAGCCGGAGCTGCTGCCGACCGCGATGGAGGAGTTCCTGCGGGTGTACGCGCCGGTGACGATGGCGCGGCTGGTCAAGGAGGACATGCACTGGCACGGTGTGGACATGAAGGCCGACGACTGGGTGCTGCTGTCCTTCCCGGCGGCCAACCGTGACCCGGCGCAGTTCGAGCGGGCGGGCGAGGTGGTCATCGACCGGGAGGTCAACCGGCACGTGGCCTTCGGCCTCGGCATCCACCGCTGCGTGGGCTCGCACCTGGCCAGGATGGAGCTGCGGGTGGCGCTGGAGGTGTGGCTGGAGCGGGTGCCGGTCTTCTCGCTGGCCGACCCGGCGGCGGTGCGGTGGGCCGCCGGCCAGGTACGCGGGCCGCGCGCGCTGCCCGTCCGCATCGGAGGCTGA
- a CDS encoding MBL fold metallo-hydrolase → MNQRLRRLLAATSAAACLTAWAAGCSNDDKPEAPDAKTGQPGRFASPDPGSVNTYWIQAPEGLVLVDTLRTPADARQAIAEIRKTGQPVAAILLTHAHPDHVGGTGAFHEAFPKAPIHASKATDKAMREDKRGFYPLARSANAAFPAGLTYADRTFEDGTPVRAGGLRFETAAFAEGESDTATVYYRPDTGDLFSGDLATSKVTPALIEGNSCGWLQILDQLGRRFPEARTMYPGHGAPGAPREMIDEQRRYLQRFRALVRPALAPDSPEGGTVTPDERKSIITELDRAYPGHPPVADLPTIVQENLKAVARELSAEDPAKVPAACSDKPQEGTLLAPVSAYVDAVNGGNLDALAATFAADAQVIDVGRRIQGRAAIRACAANEVIGGTLTVIRVAENRSGHQRLLVRFAPGGTGGFDFMQPRSPPAPTVTSSPCTPARTAADLPRLSVVSHHVRCRLHPPPRHLPLAHARPHSDPGLGESERLPGQ, encoded by the coding sequence ATGAACCAGAGACTGCGGCGCCTGCTGGCCGCGACCTCCGCCGCCGCATGCTTGACCGCCTGGGCGGCGGGCTGCTCGAACGATGACAAGCCCGAGGCGCCCGACGCGAAGACCGGGCAGCCGGGACGCTTCGCCTCCCCCGACCCGGGCTCCGTCAACACCTACTGGATCCAGGCGCCGGAAGGCCTGGTCCTCGTTGACACCCTGCGCACGCCGGCCGACGCCCGGCAGGCGATAGCGGAGATCAGGAAGACCGGCCAGCCTGTCGCCGCCATTCTGCTGACCCACGCCCATCCCGACCATGTGGGCGGCACCGGCGCCTTCCACGAGGCCTTTCCCAAGGCGCCCATCCACGCGTCCAAGGCGACCGACAAGGCGATGCGGGAGGACAAGCGCGGCTTCTACCCTCTGGCCCGTTCGGCCAACGCCGCCTTTCCCGCCGGCCTCACCTACGCCGACCGGACCTTCGAGGACGGCACGCCGGTGCGGGCCGGTGGCCTCCGCTTCGAGACCGCCGCCTTCGCCGAGGGCGAGTCCGACACCGCGACCGTCTACTACCGCCCGGACACCGGCGACCTCTTCTCCGGCGACCTGGCGACCAGCAAAGTCACACCTGCCCTGATCGAGGGCAACAGCTGCGGCTGGCTCCAGATCCTCGATCAGCTCGGCAGGCGCTTTCCCGAAGCCAGGACGATGTACCCGGGGCACGGTGCCCCGGGCGCGCCCCGGGAGATGATCGACGAGCAGCGCCGATACCTGCAGCGATTCCGTGCCCTCGTTCGCCCTGCCCTCGCCCCGGACTCGCCCGAGGGCGGAACGGTCACCCCCGACGAGCGGAAGTCGATCATCACCGAGCTGGACCGCGCCTACCCGGGCCATCCACCGGTCGCGGACCTGCCGACCATCGTGCAGGAGAACCTCAAGGCCGTCGCGCGGGAGTTGTCCGCCGAAGATCCCGCGAAGGTCCCCGCCGCCTGCTCGGACAAGCCGCAGGAAGGCACCTTGCTGGCGCCGGTGAGCGCCTATGTCGACGCGGTCAACGGCGGGAACCTTGACGCGTTAGCGGCAACGTTCGCCGCGGACGCGCAGGTCATCGACGTCGGACGGCGCATCCAGGGCCGCGCCGCGATCCGCGCCTGCGCCGCGAACGAGGTCATCGGCGGCACACTGACCGTCATCCGGGTCGCCGAGAACCGGTCCGGCCACCAGCGCCTCCTGGTGCGCTTCGCCCCTGGCGGCACGGGTGGATTCGACTTCATGCAGCCCAGGAGCCCACCTGCACCGACCGTGACCTCTTCACCTTGTACGCCGGCCAGGACGGCAGCGGACCTTCCCCGCCTGTCGGTAGTTTCGCATCATGTCCGATGCCGACTTCACCCCCCTCCGCGTCACCTACCGCTCGCCCACGCTCGGCCGCACTCAGATCCGGGACTGGGCGAGAGCGAACGGCTACCCGGTCAGTGA